In Sphingomonas sp. G-3-2-10, a single window of DNA contains:
- the mfd gene encoding transcription-repair coupling factor, giving the protein MPELKTILSASKPLTLAGAPNGFLPWMLADLARAGGTAVFIASDESAMRAMASTATFFASEIEIVSYPAWDCLPYDRASPTLRVMSERLAALHMLQTPAKKPRLFVTTVNAATQRALTRFRIRQLVARLAPGERISLDKLTNLLSSNGYVRLDTVNDAGEFAVRGGLVDLFPSGAEQPLRLDFFGDEIESVRTFDPSDQRTTGRVDGFTLLPASEALLDEDSIKRFRTRYREKFGATATGDPLYQAISDGRRLAGMEHWLPLFEDKLETLFDHLPDDAIIVRDSGTAGAAEQRFEAIADYHANRVRAESTAPGSYRPLEAGALYLTADQWETRLAEAPVHAATPFHEPESKTVLDFHVDGPRDFAPERAASINVYEAVVDHIDKLRKEKRKPILASYSIGARERLTGLLNDHGLTGAHHAESWHEAMGIADKAVALIVLPLDHGFSAPDVAVLTEQDMLGDRLVRRAKRKKSTDAFLNELATLSPGDLVVHVDHGIGRYEGLTQIPVQKAPHDCVALSYAGGDKLYVPVENLEVLSRYGAGEEGAALDRLGGEAWQRRKSRMKERIREIAGELIATAARRAVRPGEVLEPDAGGYPAFVDRFPYEETDDQDRAIGDVIHDLGAGKPMDRLIVGDVGFGKTEVALRAAFVAAMAGQQVAVVCPTTLLARQHFQNFTERFRDFPVKIGRLSRLVPANEAKTTKEGMAQGTIDIVVGTHAILAKGIDFKRLGLVIVDEEQRFGVTHKERLKSLKADVHVLTLTATPIPRTLQMAMSGLRELSVIQTPPVDRLAVRTYVMPWDPVVLREALLREHYRGGQAYFVTPRIADLPDIEKFLREDVPEITYVVAHGQMSPTEVEERMSAFYDRKYDLLVSTTIIESGLDIPSANTLIVNRADKFGLAQLYQIRGRVGRSKTRAYAYMTTPPQRQVSEAAEKRLKVLSDLESLGAGFQLASHDLDIRGAGNLLGDEQSGHIKEVGYELYQSMLEEAIMDARAGGLRDDLRPRDLSPQINVDAPIMIPEDYVPDLDLRMGLYRRLNDVEDKAGIESFAAELIDRFGKLPEATDNLLQLIEAKLNAKKACIAKLDVGPKGALVSFHEDKFPNIDGLLAYVGKLGETARLRPDMKLVINRVWADPRARLHGALQLSRGLAKAAG; this is encoded by the coding sequence ATGCCCGAACTCAAGACGATCCTCTCCGCCAGCAAGCCCCTGACGCTCGCCGGTGCACCGAACGGCTTCCTCCCCTGGATGCTGGCCGACCTCGCACGCGCGGGCGGCACCGCAGTATTCATCGCCTCGGACGAATCCGCGATGCGGGCGATGGCGAGCACCGCGACCTTCTTCGCGTCCGAGATCGAGATCGTATCCTACCCGGCATGGGATTGCCTTCCCTATGACCGCGCCAGCCCCACGCTGCGCGTCATGTCCGAACGGCTCGCTGCACTCCACATGCTCCAGACCCCCGCGAAGAAGCCGCGGCTGTTCGTCACCACCGTCAACGCCGCTACCCAGCGCGCGCTGACCCGCTTCCGCATCCGCCAGCTTGTCGCCCGTCTCGCTCCCGGCGAGCGTATCTCGCTCGACAAGCTTACCAATCTGCTGTCGTCCAACGGCTATGTCCGGCTCGACACCGTCAACGACGCGGGCGAGTTCGCAGTGCGCGGCGGTCTCGTCGATCTGTTCCCCAGCGGCGCGGAACAGCCGCTCCGACTCGACTTCTTCGGCGATGAGATCGAAAGCGTCCGCACCTTCGATCCCTCCGACCAGCGCACCACCGGCCGGGTCGACGGTTTTACCCTGCTTCCGGCAAGCGAAGCGCTGCTCGACGAAGACAGCATCAAGCGCTTCCGCACCCGCTATCGCGAGAAGTTCGGCGCCACCGCGACCGGCGATCCACTTTACCAGGCGATCAGCGACGGCCGCCGCCTCGCCGGCATGGAGCATTGGCTCCCGCTGTTCGAGGACAAGCTCGAGACCCTGTTCGATCATCTGCCCGACGATGCGATCATCGTTCGCGATTCCGGCACTGCGGGCGCTGCCGAGCAGCGTTTCGAAGCCATCGCCGATTATCACGCCAACCGCGTCCGCGCCGAATCGACTGCGCCGGGCAGCTATCGCCCGCTCGAGGCCGGTGCGCTCTATCTGACCGCCGATCAGTGGGAGACCCGGCTGGCCGAGGCCCCGGTCCACGCCGCCACGCCGTTCCACGAACCCGAATCGAAGACCGTCCTCGACTTCCACGTCGACGGCCCCCGCGACTTCGCGCCCGAACGCGCTGCCAGCATCAACGTCTATGAAGCGGTGGTCGATCACATCGACAAGCTGCGCAAGGAGAAGCGCAAGCCGATCCTCGCCAGCTATTCGATCGGCGCGCGCGAGCGGCTGACCGGCCTGCTCAACGATCACGGCCTCACCGGCGCGCACCATGCCGAAAGCTGGCACGAAGCGATGGGCATCGCCGACAAGGCGGTCGCGCTGATCGTCCTCCCGCTCGACCACGGCTTCAGCGCGCCCGACGTCGCGGTGCTGACCGAACAGGACATGCTCGGCGACCGCTTGGTCCGCCGCGCGAAACGCAAGAAATCGACCGACGCCTTCCTCAACGAACTGGCGACGCTCTCGCCGGGCGATCTCGTCGTCCATGTCGATCATGGTATCGGCCGATACGAGGGCCTGACCCAGATCCCGGTGCAGAAGGCGCCGCACGATTGCGTCGCGCTCAGCTATGCCGGCGGCGACAAGCTCTACGTTCCGGTCGAAAATCTCGAAGTCCTGAGCCGCTATGGCGCGGGCGAGGAAGGCGCCGCGCTCGACAGGCTGGGTGGCGAGGCTTGGCAGCGCCGCAAGTCGCGGATGAAGGAGCGCATCCGCGAGATTGCGGGCGAGCTCATCGCCACCGCCGCGCGACGCGCCGTGCGTCCGGGCGAAGTGCTCGAGCCCGATGCGGGCGGCTATCCCGCCTTTGTCGATCGCTTCCCCTACGAGGAAACCGACGATCAGGACCGCGCCATCGGCGACGTCATCCACGATCTGGGCGCGGGCAAGCCGATGGATCGCCTCATCGTCGGCGATGTCGGCTTCGGCAAGACCGAGGTCGCGCTGCGCGCCGCCTTCGTCGCGGCGATGGCGGGGCAGCAGGTCGCCGTCGTCTGCCCCACCACCCTGCTCGCCCGCCAGCACTTCCAGAACTTCACCGAACGCTTCCGCGACTTCCCGGTGAAGATCGGCCGTCTCTCCCGCCTCGTCCCCGCCAACGAGGCGAAGACCACCAAGGAAGGCATGGCCCAAGGGACGATCGACATCGTCGTCGGCACCCATGCGATCCTCGCCAAGGGAATCGACTTCAAGCGCCTCGGCCTCGTCATCGTCGACGAAGAGCAGCGCTTCGGCGTCACGCACAAGGAGCGGCTCAAGTCGCTCAAGGCCGACGTCCATGTCCTGACCCTCACCGCAACCCCGATCCCGCGCACCTTGCAAATGGCGATGTCGGGCCTGCGCGAACTGTCGGTCATCCAGACCCCGCCGGTCGATCGCCTCGCGGTGCGCACCTATGTCATGCCGTGGGACCCGGTCGTCCTGCGCGAAGCCCTGCTGCGCGAACATTATCGCGGCGGCCAGGCCTATTTCGTCACGCCGCGCATCGCCGACCTGCCGGATATCGAGAAGTTCCTGCGCGAGGACGTACCCGAAATCACTTATGTCGTCGCGCACGGCCAGATGTCGCCGACCGAAGTGGAAGAGCGTATGTCCGCCTTCTACGACCGCAAATACGACCTTCTCGTCTCGACCACGATCATCGAATCCGGCCTCGACATTCCGTCGGCAAACACGCTGATCGTCAACCGCGCCGACAAGTTCGGCCTGGCCCAGCTCTACCAGATCCGCGGGCGCGTCGGCCGGTCCAAGACTCGCGCCTATGCCTATATGACCACCCCGCCCCAGCGGCAGGTGTCCGAAGCCGCGGAAAAGCGCCTCAAGGTCCTGTCCGATCTCGAATCGCTCGGCGCGGGCTTCCAGCTTGCGTCGCACGATCTCGACATTCGCGGCGCGGGCAATCTGCTCGGGGACGAACAGTCCGGCCATATCAAGGAAGTCGGCTACGAACTCTACCAGTCGATGCTGGAAGAGGCGATCATGGACGCCCGCGCCGGCGGCCTGCGCGACGACCTCCGCCCGCGCGACCTTTCGCCTCAGATCAATGTCGACGCGCCGATCATGATCCCCGAGGACTATGTCCCCGATCTCGACCTGCGCATGGGCCTGTACCGCCGCCTCAACGACGTCGAGGACAAGGCGGGGATCGAGAGCTTCGCGGCGGAACTGATCGACCGGTTCGGCAAGCTGCCCGAAGCGACCGACAACCTCCTTCAGCTGATCGAAGCCAAGCTCAACGCGAAAAAGGCCTGCATCGCCAAGCTGGATGTCGGGCCGAAGGGGGCGCTGGTCAGCTTCCACGAAGACAAGTTCCCGAACATCGACGGCTTGCTCGCCTATGTCGGCAAGCTGGGCGAAACCGCGCGGCTGCGGCCGGACATGAAGCTGGTGATCAACCGCGTCTGGGCCGATCCGCGCGCGCGGCTTCACGGCGCGCTTCAGCTTTCGCGCGGGCTTGCCAAGGCCGCGGGTTAA
- a CDS encoding succinate dehydrogenase assembly factor 2, with protein MDRETRLKRLRFRAWHRGVKEADLMIGGFFDAHHTGWNDAEIELFEALLEEQDVDIMAWAMGTQSVPPEYEGTIMAALKTLNYVPIAE; from the coding sequence ATGGATAGAGAAACCCGCCTGAAACGCCTCCGCTTCCGTGCATGGCACCGCGGCGTCAAGGAAGCCGACCTGATGATCGGCGGCTTTTTCGACGCCCATCACACCGGCTGGAACGATGCCGAGATCGAGCTGTTCGAAGCGCTGCTCGAGGAACAGGATGTCGACATCATGGCCTGGGCAATGGGAACCCAGAGCGTGCCGCCGGAGTATGAAGGCACGATCATGGCTGCGCTGAAGACGCTGAACTACGTGCCGATCGCCGAATAA
- the recG gene encoding ATP-dependent DNA helicase RecG: MRPELLNPLFAEVTALKGIGSALAKPLDRLGIARVVDVLFHLPTGWIDREFREELDAVDAGRTIVIRITPVNYRFGGTRRSPARVQAVDALGNHVSLVFFGGNSGWAKKLLPLNEPRWVSGRLDQYGQELQIVHPEVSEEAEAGGREAVYPCSEGITSKRIAALVAQAIERAPEVPEWVESSLKAKNQWPGWREALVRIHADPSDAKARERLAYDEVFANQLAQTLVLGQTRRQRGRALQGDGRLRDKLQLPYTPTGAQTRTIGEIEGDMAQSHPMLRLLQGDVGSGKTLVATMALLIATEAGAQGAFLAPTEILARQHFENLSRLLSGLGVRIAILTGRDKGKAREATLMGVASGEIDILIGTHAIFQQGVAYRDLGLVVVDEQHRFGVAERMMLQAKALVPPHLLVMTATPIPRTLQLASHGEMDVSRLDEMPPGREPIQTTVISEDKLDAVVDGLGRHLSAGKQAYWVCPLVEESEKTDLAAAEDRAAKLTMRFGAKVGLVHGRMKGPEKDAVMARFASGELGVLVATTVIEVGVDVPNATLIVIEAADRFGLAQLHQLRGRVGRGGGQSHCILLRGGSLSETSRARLGLMRDTTDGFLIAERDLELRGAGELLGTRQSGEQTFRLATPESLASLIVAANADARLLEDQDRALKSERGQAARVALYLFERDAAVGLLRAG, encoded by the coding sequence ATGCGTCCAGAACTTCTCAATCCATTGTTCGCCGAAGTGACGGCGCTGAAGGGCATCGGCAGCGCATTGGCGAAGCCGCTCGACCGGCTGGGCATCGCGCGAGTGGTGGATGTGCTGTTCCACCTGCCGACGGGTTGGATCGACCGTGAGTTTCGCGAGGAACTCGACGCGGTGGATGCGGGGCGGACGATCGTGATCCGGATTACGCCGGTGAACTATCGCTTCGGCGGCACACGCCGCTCTCCGGCGCGGGTGCAGGCGGTCGACGCGCTGGGCAATCATGTCAGCCTCGTCTTTTTCGGCGGCAATTCGGGCTGGGCGAAGAAATTGCTGCCGCTGAACGAACCGCGCTGGGTTTCCGGGCGGCTCGACCAATATGGGCAGGAACTCCAGATCGTGCATCCCGAGGTTTCGGAGGAAGCCGAAGCGGGCGGGCGCGAGGCCGTCTATCCCTGTTCCGAAGGCATTACGTCGAAGCGGATCGCGGCTTTGGTGGCGCAGGCGATCGAGCGCGCCCCTGAAGTGCCCGAATGGGTCGAGTCGAGCCTGAAAGCGAAGAACCAATGGCCCGGCTGGCGCGAGGCGCTGGTGCGGATCCACGCCGATCCGTCCGATGCGAAGGCACGCGAGCGGCTGGCCTATGACGAGGTGTTCGCCAATCAGCTCGCCCAGACGCTCGTGCTCGGCCAGACCCGGCGGCAGCGGGGGCGCGCCCTGCAAGGCGACGGGCGGCTGAGGGACAAGCTGCAGCTGCCCTATACGCCAACCGGCGCGCAGACGCGGACGATCGGTGAAATCGAAGGCGACATGGCCCAATCGCACCCCATGCTCCGCTTGCTTCAGGGCGATGTGGGATCGGGCAAGACGCTGGTGGCGACGATGGCGCTGCTGATCGCGACCGAAGCAGGGGCGCAGGGCGCGTTCCTCGCGCCGACCGAGATTCTTGCGCGCCAACATTTCGAGAATCTCTCCCGCCTTCTCTCCGGCCTCGGCGTGAGGATCGCCATCCTCACCGGGCGCGACAAGGGCAAGGCGCGCGAAGCGACACTGATGGGCGTGGCTTCGGGCGAGATCGACATCCTGATCGGCACCCATGCGATCTTCCAGCAGGGCGTCGCCTATCGCGATCTGGGGCTTGTGGTGGTGGACGAGCAGCACCGCTTCGGCGTGGCCGAGCGGATGATGTTGCAGGCCAAGGCGCTGGTTCCCCCGCATCTGCTGGTGATGACCGCAACGCCGATCCCGCGTACGCTGCAACTGGCTTCGCACGGTGAAATGGATGTCAGTCGGCTCGACGAGATGCCGCCGGGGCGCGAGCCGATCCAGACCACGGTGATCTCCGAAGACAAGCTCGACGCGGTGGTCGATGGGCTGGGGCGACATCTGTCGGCAGGCAAACAGGCTTATTGGGTTTGCCCGCTGGTCGAGGAAAGCGAGAAGACCGATCTCGCCGCCGCCGAGGATCGCGCGGCGAAGCTGACGATGCGGTTCGGCGCCAAGGTCGGTCTGGTCCACGGCCGGATGAAGGGGCCGGAAAAGGATGCGGTGATGGCGCGCTTCGCCAGCGGCGAACTGGGCGTGCTGGTCGCCACGACAGTGATCGAAGTGGGCGTCGACGTGCCCAATGCCACGCTGATCGTGATCGAGGCAGCGGACCGGTTCGGCCTTGCCCAGCTCCACCAGCTCCGTGGCCGCGTAGGGCGGGGCGGGGGGCAGTCGCATTGCATCCTGCTGCGCGGCGGCAGCCTCAGCGAGACCTCGCGCGCGCGGCTGGGGCTGATGCGCGACACGACCGACGGCTTCCTGATCGCCGAACGGGATCTGGAGCTGCGCGGGGCAGGGGAGTTGCTCGGCACGCGCCAGTCGGGCGAGCAGACGTTCCGGCTGGCGACGCCGGAGAGCCTCGCCTCGCTGATCGTTGCCGCAAATGCAGACGCACGGTTGCTGGAGGATCAGGATCGCGCGCTGAAGAGCGAGCGGGGCCAGGCGGCGCGGGTGGCGCTCTATCTGTTCGAGCGCGATGCAGCGGTGGGGCTGCTGAGGGCCGGTTAG
- a CDS encoding PilZ domain-containing protein: MSFGTGNLAYAEIRREGRDDVHYRAKAFGPDARPHTLLIVNLSPHGLMARCDHDFQPGDRLRVTLPIVGVTVAEVRWSLGGRVGCQFDHAIDLAGYYELIAVVLKSNRP, from the coding sequence GTGAGTTTTGGAACGGGAAATCTGGCTTACGCCGAGATCCGTCGCGAGGGGCGGGACGATGTTCATTACCGCGCCAAGGCGTTCGGCCCGGATGCTCGCCCGCACACGCTGCTGATCGTCAATCTCTCGCCGCATGGCCTGATGGCGCGCTGCGATCACGACTTCCAGCCCGGCGACCGCCTCCGCGTGACCTTGCCCATCGTAGGCGTGACCGTCGCTGAAGTGCGCTGGTCGCTCGGCGGCCGCGTCGGCTGCCAGTTCGATCACGCGATCGACCTTGCCGGCTATTACGAGCTGATCGCGGTCGTCCTCAAGTCCAACCGGCCCTGA
- the tyrS gene encoding tyrosine--tRNA ligase → MTEHKSELLRLLASRGYIHQVTDAAALDALAVKQIVPAYIGFDPTAPSLHVGSLVQIMLLRRIQQSGHKPIVLMGGGTGKVGDPSFKDEARKLMTAETIASNIASIKTVFEPFLTFGDGPTDAIMLDNAEWLDALEYLPFLRDYGQHFSVNRMLSFDSVKLRLDREQSLSFLEFNYMILQAYDFLELSRRHACRLQLGGSDQWGNIVNGIELSRRVDGTEVFGVTTPLITTADGGKMGKTMSGAVWLNPDQLSHYDYWQFWRNTDDRDVGKFLRLFTDLPLDEIARLEKLEGAEINEAKKILANEATAMCRGLAASQEAAETARRTFEEGAAGEALPSHTASGDIGIVDALVALGLAASKGEARRLIKGGGARLDGEKVEDEALVITATSASLRISAGKKNHGILNFAQ, encoded by the coding sequence ATGACCGAACACAAGTCCGAACTGCTTCGCCTGCTGGCCTCGCGTGGTTACATCCACCAGGTCACCGATGCCGCCGCGCTCGACGCGCTTGCCGTGAAGCAGATCGTGCCGGCCTATATCGGCTTCGACCCGACGGCGCCGTCGCTGCACGTCGGCAGCCTCGTCCAGATCATGCTGCTCCGCCGTATCCAGCAGAGCGGGCACAAGCCGATCGTCCTGATGGGCGGCGGCACCGGCAAGGTGGGCGACCCCAGCTTCAAGGACGAAGCGCGCAAGCTGATGACCGCGGAGACGATCGCGAGCAACATCGCGTCGATCAAGACCGTGTTCGAACCGTTCCTGACCTTCGGCGACGGCCCGACCGACGCGATCATGCTCGACAATGCCGAATGGCTCGATGCGCTCGAATACCTCCCCTTCCTGCGCGATTACGGCCAGCATTTCTCGGTCAACCGGATGCTCAGCTTCGATTCGGTCAAGCTGCGGCTCGATCGCGAACAGTCGCTCAGCTTCCTCGAATTCAACTACATGATCCTCCAGGCGTACGACTTCCTCGAACTGTCGCGCCGCCATGCCTGCCGGCTTCAGCTCGGCGGGTCGGATCAGTGGGGCAATATCGTCAACGGCATCGAACTCTCGCGCCGCGTCGACGGCACCGAAGTGTTCGGCGTCACCACCCCGCTGATCACCACGGCCGATGGCGGCAAGATGGGCAAGACCATGTCGGGCGCGGTGTGGCTGAACCCGGATCAGCTGTCGCATTACGATTACTGGCAGTTCTGGCGGAACACCGACGATCGCGACGTGGGCAAGTTCCTGCGCCTGTTCACCGATCTGCCGCTCGACGAGATCGCCCGGCTCGAGAAGCTCGAAGGCGCGGAGATCAACGAAGCGAAGAAGATTCTCGCCAACGAAGCCACCGCGATGTGCCGCGGCCTGGCCGCGTCGCAGGAAGCCGCCGAGACCGCGCGCCGGACCTTCGAGGAAGGTGCTGCGGGCGAAGCGCTGCCCAGCCACACCGCATCGGGCGACATCGGAATCGTCGACGCGCTGGTCGCGCTGGGCCTCGCTGCATCGAAGGGCGAAGCCCGCCGTCTGATCAAGGGCGGCGGCGCGCGCCTCGATGGCGAGAAGGTGGAAGACGAAGCACTGGTCATTACGGCTACGTCGGCATCCCTGCGCATTTCCGCAGGTAAAAAGAATCACGGAATCCTCAACTTCGCACAGTAG
- a CDS encoding CYTH domain-containing protein produces MGQGQAMGIEIERKFLIAGEGWRSAVVRSGAIRQNYLMRNPGMSVRVRTKGEKALLTVKAGMDALARAEFEYEVPFADGEAMLALCAERAIDKVRHIVPASGGLVWEIDEFGGALAGLVLAEIELPAADTVFDRPDWLGPEVTGDPVYLNSNLHLYPGN; encoded by the coding sequence ATGGGACAGGGGCAGGCGATGGGTATCGAGATCGAGCGCAAATTCCTGATCGCGGGCGAAGGATGGCGGAGCGCGGTGGTTCGATCCGGCGCTATCCGTCAAAACTATCTGATGCGCAATCCCGGCATGTCCGTCCGCGTACGAACGAAGGGCGAAAAGGCTCTGCTGACGGTCAAGGCGGGGATGGACGCGCTGGCTCGGGCGGAGTTCGAATATGAGGTGCCGTTCGCCGACGGCGAGGCGATGCTGGCACTTTGCGCGGAGCGGGCGATCGATAAGGTTCGCCATATCGTGCCGGCTTCGGGCGGGCTGGTCTGGGAGATCGACGAATTCGGGGGTGCGCTGGCCGGGCTCGTGCTCGCCGAGATCGAACTGCCGGCTGCCGATACGGTGTTCGACCGGCCCGACTGGCTGGGTCCGGAAGTTACCGGGGATCCCGTCTATCTCAATTCGAACCTGCACCTGTATCCCGGCAATTGA
- a CDS encoding gamma-glutamyl-gamma-aminobutyrate hydrolase family protein (Members of this family of hydrolases with an active site Cys residue belong to MEROPS family C26.): MTAPFFRRRPAGPRKPVIGVLSCNEFADRPIQSVASRFIEPLSRISNATVLLVPAIADVLDAPALTDRLDGLLLTGSRSNVAASNGGCAGQNDRIDEQRDFVALTLAEHMIEAGRPVFGICRGLQELNVLFGGTLQCAGDHHHRAEDGLSFPELFDHGHEVSLADQGLLATATRSRSLHVNSVHHQGIDRLGSGLDIEAVAADDGLIEAFSASPCGASVLAVQWHPEWDVDRRADGQAFFQLIGTALRTVDA; the protein is encoded by the coding sequence ATGACCGCGCCCTTCTTCCGCCGCCGCCCGGCCGGTCCGCGCAAGCCGGTGATCGGCGTGCTAAGCTGCAACGAGTTTGCCGACCGCCCAATCCAGTCGGTCGCCAGCCGCTTCATCGAGCCGCTGTCGCGCATCTCCAACGCCACAGTGCTGCTCGTCCCCGCCATCGCCGACGTGCTCGATGCGCCGGCGCTGACCGACCGGCTCGACGGCCTGCTGCTCACCGGCTCGCGATCGAACGTCGCCGCCAGCAATGGCGGCTGCGCCGGACAGAATGACCGGATCGACGAACAGCGGGATTTCGTCGCGCTGACGCTGGCCGAACATATGATCGAGGCGGGCCGCCCCGTTTTCGGCATCTGCCGCGGGCTTCAGGAACTCAACGTCCTGTTCGGCGGCACGCTGCAATGCGCGGGCGATCACCATCACCGCGCCGAGGACGGCCTGTCCTTCCCGGAACTGTTCGATCACGGCCATGAGGTTTCGCTGGCCGACCAAGGCCTGCTGGCGACGGCCACGCGCAGCCGTTCGCTCCACGTCAATTCGGTGCACCATCAGGGAATCGACCGGCTCGGCAGCGGCCTCGACATCGAAGCCGTGGCGGCCGACGACGGGCTGATCGAAGCCTTCTCCGCCTCGCCCTGCGGCGCATCGGTACTGGCGGTGCAATGGCATCCCGAATGGGACGTCGATCGCCGCGCGGACGGTCAGGCCTTTTTCCAGCTGATCGGGACGGCGCTGCGCACGGTGGATGCGTGA
- the epsC gene encoding serine O-acetyltransferase EpsC: MIHTGFSTEIADAVSALNATRAEWRVRQAGRYGVTRFPSPARLAEAVQHLSAALFPVRLGGFRGGAAREDDFVAEQLRDGLAILREQVASELDYWQAECDAPFDEDQAEMIVRHFTASLAEIRSLIDADVEAAFVGDPAARSVDEILISYPGAFAILHHRLAHQLHQLGAAIVARLISELANVRTGIDIHPGATIGPRFFIDHGTGVVIGETAIIGANVRLYQHVTLGARSPLGLSQVSPRERFARHPILEDDVVIYAGATILGRVTIGRGATIGGNVWLLDDVPAGAVIVQPGAVRLDTDAAQGVAAQLAGRAR; this comes from the coding sequence ATGATACACACCGGCTTCTCGACCGAAATCGCGGATGCGGTTTCCGCGCTGAACGCGACACGCGCCGAATGGCGGGTGCGGCAGGCGGGCCGGTATGGCGTCACGCGCTTCCCCTCCCCCGCGCGGCTCGCCGAAGCGGTGCAGCATCTGTCGGCAGCGCTCTTTCCGGTGCGTCTGGGCGGGTTTCGCGGCGGCGCGGCGCGCGAAGATGATTTCGTCGCGGAGCAGTTGCGCGACGGTCTCGCGATCCTGCGCGAACAGGTGGCGAGCGAACTCGATTACTGGCAGGCCGAATGCGACGCGCCGTTCGACGAGGATCAGGCGGAGATGATCGTCCGACACTTCACTGCGTCGCTGGCCGAGATCCGCTCGCTGATCGACGCCGATGTCGAAGCCGCGTTCGTCGGCGATCCCGCCGCGCGCAGCGTGGACGAGATCCTGATCAGCTATCCCGGCGCCTTCGCGATCCTGCACCATCGCCTCGCGCACCAATTGCATCAGCTTGGCGCGGCGATCGTCGCGCGGCTCATTTCCGAACTCGCCAATGTGCGCACGGGCATCGACATCCACCCCGGCGCGACGATCGGCCCGCGCTTCTTCATCGATCACGGCACCGGCGTGGTGATCGGCGAGACCGCGATCATCGGCGCGAACGTCCGTCTTTACCAGCACGTCACGCTGGGCGCGCGAAGCCCGCTCGGCCTGTCGCAAGTCTCCCCGCGCGAACGCTTCGCCCGCCACCCGATCCTTGAGGACGATGTCGTCATCTACGCCGGAGCGACCATTCTCGGCCGCGTCACCATCGGTCGCGGCGCGACGATCGGCGGCAATGTCTGGCTGCTGGACGACGTGCCCGCGGGCGCGGTGATCGTCCAGCCGGGCGCGGTCCGCCTCGATACCGACGCCGCACAGGGTGTCGCCGCGCAACTGGCGGGCCGCGCCAGATGA
- a CDS encoding Lrp/AsnC family transcriptional regulator, producing MEKKAETVDLDEFDRKIVATLRADGRITVTDLASKVGLSKTPCQVRLRKLIDSGVIRGFAAIVDPAKLGLDHVAFAEVKLSDTREAALREFNTAVRRIPEVEECHMIASSFDYLLKVRTSDIRRYRAVLGEKISSLPHVASTSTFVAMETVKEAGR from the coding sequence ATGGAAAAGAAGGCTGAAACAGTCGATCTGGACGAGTTCGACCGCAAGATCGTCGCGACGTTGCGCGCCGATGGCCGGATTACCGTCACCGATCTCGCGTCGAAGGTCGGCCTGTCCAAGACCCCCTGCCAGGTCCGCCTGCGCAAGCTGATCGACAGCGGCGTGATCCGCGGCTTCGCGGCGATCGTCGATCCGGCCAAGCTCGGCCTCGATCACGTCGCCTTCGCCGAGGTGAAACTGTCCGACACGCGCGAAGCGGCGCTGCGCGAATTCAACACCGCCGTCCGCCGCATCCCCGAGGTGGAGGAATGCCACATGATCGCCAGCAGCTTCGACTATCTCCTCAAGGTCCGCACTTCGGACATTCGCCGCTATCGCGCGGTGCTGGGCGAGAAAATCTCCAGCCTGCCCCATGTCGCCAGCACCTCCACCTTCGTCGCGATGGAAACGGTGAAAGAAGCCGGCCGCTAG